A stretch of Nerophis ophidion isolate RoL-2023_Sa unplaced genomic scaffold, RoL_Noph_v1.0 HiC_scaffold_48, whole genome shotgun sequence DNA encodes these proteins:
- the LOC133546914 gene encoding oocyte zinc finger protein XlCOF8.4-like isoform X1: protein MCQRMIAKYEEELCPTKEEKERQHQLLDAVFKKHQVVLHRTDIDEEHLPYEQEEDPQYPHIHEEEEVPHSQHIKEAGEEPKPPYIKEEDETPQTHNVKLTLHIEGQAEDPLILHIKKEEEDLLILHIKKEEEDPLTPHFKEQKNPLTPHIKKKEEDPLTPCFKEEEEEEGISQPKWLEEFPVTGVPVKSEDDEVKGESEERGGGEPPSSSSTQHMTTEADGDHCGGSQADKLLAPLSDSEDTTSHSPDTDDEDSKDDKTCHTDNTHFTSSHSHKTFKYQSRLKRHMRTHTGEKPFSCSLCGKGFAQSHHLKRHMKTHTGEKTFSCSICGKGFTQSQDVKRHKRTHTGEKPFSCSTCGKGFTQSQSLKVHKRTHTGEKPFPCSTCGKGFTQSQHLKVHMRRHASEKPFSCSICGKGFTQSQDLKVHMRTHTGEKSFSCSICGKGFTQSQHLKRHTRTHTGEKSHSC from the exons atgtgccaaagaatgatagcaaagtatgaggaggaactttgtccaacaaaagaggagaaggagcgacaacatcaactactggacgctgttttcaagaaacatcaagttgtgttacacagaacag ACATCGATGAAGAACATCTTCCTTATGAGCAGGAGGAGGATCCACAGTACCCCCACATAcacgaggaagaagaggtaccacattcccaacacatcaaagaggcAGGAGAGGAGCCAAAGCCCCcctacattaaagaggaagacgagacgccacagacccataatgttaaactgacccttcacattgaagggcaagcggaggacccactgatcttacacatcaaaaaggaagaggaggacctactgatcttacacatcaaaaaagaagaggaggacccactgacacctcactttaaggagcaaaagaacccactgacccctcacattaaaaagaaagaggaggacccactgaccccctgctttaaagaggaagaggaggaagagggcatcagtcagcctaaatggttggaggagttcccagtgactggtgtccctgtgaagagtgaagatgatgaggtgaaaggtgaaagtgaggagaggggagggggggagcctccaagcagcagctcaacacaacacatgacaacagaagctgatggagaccactgtggaggatcacaagcagacaagctcttagctccactatcagatagtgaggacacaacgtcacactctcctgacactgatgatgaagactctaaagatgataagacatgtcacactgacaacactcacttcacatcttctcactctcacaaaacttttaaataccaaagtcgtctgaaaagacacatgagaacacacactggagaaaaacctttttcttgttcactctgtggtaaaggttttgcacaaagtcaccatttgaaaagacacatgaaaacacacactggtgaaaaaactttttcctgttcaatatgtggtaaaggttttacacaaagtcaggatgtgaaaagacacaagagaacacacactggtgaaaaacctttttcctgttcaacctgtggtaaaggttttacacaaagtcagagtttgaaagtacacaagagaacacacaccggtgaaaaaccttttccctgttctacctgtggtaaaggttttacacaaagtcaacatttgaaagtacacatgagaagacacgctagtgaaaaacctttttcttgttcaatctgtggtaaaggttttacacaaagtcaggatttgaaagtacacatgagaacacacactggtgaaaaatctttttcttgttcaatctgtggtaaaggttttacacaaagtcaacatttgaaaagacacactagaacacacactggtgaaaaatcacattcctgttga
- the LOC133546914 gene encoding oocyte zinc finger protein XlCOF8.4-like isoform X2, giving the protein MIAKYEEELCPTKEEKERQHQLLDAVFKKHQVVLHRTDIDEEHLPYEQEEDPQYPHIHEEEEVPHSQHIKEAGEEPKPPYIKEEDETPQTHNVKLTLHIEGQAEDPLILHIKKEEEDLLILHIKKEEEDPLTPHFKEQKNPLTPHIKKKEEDPLTPCFKEEEEEEGISQPKWLEEFPVTGVPVKSEDDEVKGESEERGGGEPPSSSSTQHMTTEADGDHCGGSQADKLLAPLSDSEDTTSHSPDTDDEDSKDDKTCHTDNTHFTSSHSHKTFKYQSRLKRHMRTHTGEKPFSCSLCGKGFAQSHHLKRHMKTHTGEKTFSCSICGKGFTQSQDVKRHKRTHTGEKPFSCSTCGKGFTQSQSLKVHKRTHTGEKPFPCSTCGKGFTQSQHLKVHMRRHASEKPFSCSICGKGFTQSQDLKVHMRTHTGEKSFSCSICGKGFTQSQHLKRHTRTHTGEKSHSC; this is encoded by the exons atgatagcaaagtatgaggaggaactttgtccaacaaaagaggagaaggagcgacaacatcaactactggacgctgttttcaagaaacatcaagttgtgttacacagaacag ACATCGATGAAGAACATCTTCCTTATGAGCAGGAGGAGGATCCACAGTACCCCCACATAcacgaggaagaagaggtaccacattcccaacacatcaaagaggcAGGAGAGGAGCCAAAGCCCCcctacattaaagaggaagacgagacgccacagacccataatgttaaactgacccttcacattgaagggcaagcggaggacccactgatcttacacatcaaaaaggaagaggaggacctactgatcttacacatcaaaaaagaagaggaggacccactgacacctcactttaaggagcaaaagaacccactgacccctcacattaaaaagaaagaggaggacccactgaccccctgctttaaagaggaagaggaggaagagggcatcagtcagcctaaatggttggaggagttcccagtgactggtgtccctgtgaagagtgaagatgatgaggtgaaaggtgaaagtgaggagaggggagggggggagcctccaagcagcagctcaacacaacacatgacaacagaagctgatggagaccactgtggaggatcacaagcagacaagctcttagctccactatcagatagtgaggacacaacgtcacactctcctgacactgatgatgaagactctaaagatgataagacatgtcacactgacaacactcacttcacatcttctcactctcacaaaacttttaaataccaaagtcgtctgaaaagacacatgagaacacacactggagaaaaacctttttcttgttcactctgtggtaaaggttttgcacaaagtcaccatttgaaaagacacatgaaaacacacactggtgaaaaaactttttcctgttcaatatgtggtaaaggttttacacaaagtcaggatgtgaaaagacacaagagaacacacactggtgaaaaacctttttcctgttcaacctgtggtaaaggttttacacaaagtcagagtttgaaagtacacaagagaacacacaccggtgaaaaaccttttccctgttctacctgtggtaaaggttttacacaaagtcaacatttgaaagtacacatgagaagacacgctagtgaaaaacctttttcttgttcaatctgtggtaaaggttttacacaaagtcaggatttgaaagtacacatgagaacacacactggtgaaaaatctttttcttgttcaatctgtggtaaaggttttacacaaagtcaacatttgaaaagacacactagaacacacactggtgaaaaatcacattcctgttga